From the genome of Vibrio navarrensis, one region includes:
- the rlmC gene encoding 23S rRNA (uracil(747)-C(5))-methyltransferase RlmC, with the protein MPCEFFQQKRCTSCTYIEMPYLAQIEMKDVHLRQLFPQVSTSAWLAPVQSQPTQCRNKAKMVVLGAAHQPILGIESVQDGSPVSLTTCPLYQDVMRELLSYLQNWIRIAGIPPYNKVKKKGELKFILLTQSQKRGEFMLRFVLRSENALQRIRDNLPRLQQDFPAIRVITANIQPVHMARLEGEQEIFLSDAQYLLEEFNGVPMVIKPKSFFQTNPDVAAKLYATARDWVAEIQPQTMWDLFCGVGGFALHCAQHAQAVVGIEIEEEAINSAKLSASQLGIENLSFAALDSGEYSRSQTQSPDLILVNPPRRGLGKALTDQLECLAAKHLIYSSCNPNTLQADLANLTSYQVVRAQWFDMFPHTDHAEVMMLLKRSD; encoded by the coding sequence ATGCCGTGTGAATTTTTCCAGCAGAAGCGCTGCACTTCCTGCACTTACATCGAGATGCCTTATCTGGCACAAATCGAAATGAAAGACGTCCATTTGCGCCAGCTCTTTCCTCAGGTGTCCACTTCGGCGTGGCTTGCGCCTGTGCAAAGCCAGCCCACCCAATGCCGCAACAAAGCGAAAATGGTCGTTTTGGGCGCTGCACATCAGCCGATTTTGGGCATCGAGAGCGTGCAAGATGGTTCGCCAGTGTCTCTCACCACTTGTCCACTTTATCAGGACGTGATGCGCGAGCTGCTGAGCTATTTGCAGAACTGGATCCGCATCGCGGGTATTCCGCCTTACAACAAAGTGAAGAAAAAAGGCGAACTGAAGTTTATTTTGCTCACGCAAAGCCAAAAACGTGGCGAGTTTATGTTGCGTTTTGTGCTGCGTAGCGAAAATGCACTGCAACGCATTCGTGACAATTTGCCCCGTTTACAGCAAGATTTTCCAGCGATTCGCGTGATTACCGCCAACATCCAACCGGTACACATGGCGCGGCTAGAGGGAGAGCAAGAGATTTTCCTCTCAGACGCGCAATATCTGTTGGAGGAGTTTAACGGCGTGCCGATGGTGATTAAGCCCAAAAGTTTTTTTCAAACCAACCCCGATGTCGCGGCAAAACTGTATGCGACGGCGCGAGACTGGGTCGCAGAGATCCAACCGCAAACCATGTGGGATCTGTTTTGTGGCGTAGGCGGTTTTGCCCTGCACTGCGCGCAGCATGCGCAAGCGGTCGTGGGTATTGAAATAGAAGAAGAGGCGATCAACAGCGCCAAGCTGTCCGCCAGCCAGCTAGGTATTGAGAACTTGAGCTTTGCTGCATTAGATTCTGGCGAATACTCGCGCTCGCAAACACAATCACCGGATCTGATCTTGGTCAACCCGCCGAGGCGCGGGCTTGGCAAAGCACTGACTGATCAGTTGGAATGCTTGGCAGCTAAGCACCTCATTTATTCGAGTTGTAACCCGAATACTCTGCAAGCGGATTTGGCAAACTTGACTAGCTATCAGGTGGTTCGCGCCCAATGGTTTGATATGTTCCCTCATACCGATCACGCTGAAGTGATGATGTTACTTAAGCGCAGCGACTGA
- a CDS encoding M3 family metallopeptidase, which translates to MTATSYLNQLNHQYLTIHRRKEDFFWETYMGISDDHQGSTQAQTQWTNFLAQADKIAEIKQQLQAAEQITDQQEKSATKQGLQGWLNMFESHAIEADTAREQKAELIRFEAELFEKKQNHVMTYTNEQGQEVEGSLPVLGATIRNSDQEAVRQSAHQALLNLEQWLLQNGFLELVKKRNAFARSMGYRNFFDYSVVKTEHMTTQALFAILDDFEQRTRQSQQNSLQQLAQEKGASALHGHNFIFSFAGDAMRDLDPYVPFSKSLRRWVESFGRLNIDYSAAELTLDLLDRKGKYPNGFCHGPIPSFYDQGEWIAAKVNFTSNAKPDQVGSGYDGINTLFHEGGHAAHFANVKMNAPCFSQEFAPTSMAYAETQSMFCDSLLNDADWLKLYALDANGNPVPDEVIQAMINSRQPFKAYEERSILVVPYFERALYELEETQLTPEVVTQLARDTEQKILGLACSPRPLMAIPHLLSDEASCAYQGYLLAHMAVYQTRAYFTEKFGYLTDNPEIGPLLAKHYWHAGNSVSHSESIKSLTGEGFNAKYLADVCNLSSEQAWQRELKKIAALGERTRPQPASLNARITVVDGAKVLASNELSDADMCDQFERYIETTYGR; encoded by the coding sequence ATGACTGCGACTTCCTACCTAAATCAGCTCAATCACCAATATCTGACCATTCATCGCCGCAAAGAAGATTTCTTCTGGGAAACCTACATGGGCATCAGCGATGATCACCAAGGCTCAACCCAAGCACAGACACAATGGACCAACTTTTTAGCCCAAGCCGACAAGATCGCTGAGATCAAACAACAACTTCAAGCGGCTGAGCAGATCACTGACCAACAAGAAAAAAGTGCGACCAAACAGGGGCTACAAGGCTGGCTGAACATGTTTGAATCGCATGCGATTGAAGCCGACACCGCCCGCGAGCAAAAAGCCGAGCTGATCCGTTTCGAAGCAGAGCTGTTTGAGAAAAAACAGAACCACGTCATGACCTACACCAACGAGCAGGGTCAAGAAGTCGAAGGCAGCCTGCCGGTACTTGGCGCAACGATTCGCAATAGCGATCAGGAAGCGGTGCGTCAATCGGCCCACCAAGCCCTGCTCAATCTCGAACAGTGGCTGCTGCAAAACGGTTTCTTAGAGCTGGTCAAAAAACGTAACGCTTTTGCGCGTTCGATGGGCTACCGAAATTTCTTTGACTATTCGGTGGTTAAAACCGAGCACATGACCACACAAGCGCTGTTCGCCATTTTGGATGATTTCGAACAACGTACTCGCCAATCGCAGCAAAATAGCTTGCAGCAACTGGCGCAAGAAAAAGGAGCTTCGGCTCTGCATGGGCACAACTTCATCTTCTCATTTGCAGGCGATGCGATGCGCGATCTCGATCCGTACGTGCCTTTTTCTAAATCGCTGCGCCGCTGGGTCGAATCGTTTGGCCGATTGAACATCGACTACTCCGCGGCCGAGTTAACTCTCGATTTGTTGGATCGCAAAGGCAAATACCCGAATGGTTTCTGTCACGGGCCAATCCCGTCATTTTACGATCAAGGCGAATGGATTGCGGCTAAGGTCAACTTCACTTCGAACGCCAAACCGGATCAAGTCGGCAGTGGTTACGATGGCATTAACACCTTATTCCATGAGGGCGGCCATGCCGCACATTTTGCCAACGTGAAGATGAACGCGCCATGTTTCTCGCAAGAGTTCGCGCCAACCTCAATGGCGTATGCAGAAACGCAATCCATGTTCTGCGACAGCTTACTCAACGATGCCGATTGGCTAAAATTGTACGCGCTCGATGCCAATGGCAATCCGGTACCGGATGAAGTGATTCAAGCGATGATCAACAGCCGTCAGCCATTTAAAGCCTACGAGGAACGCAGCATCTTGGTTGTGCCGTACTTTGAACGCGCCTTGTATGAACTGGAGGAAACCCAACTGACGCCAGAAGTGGTCACTCAGTTGGCGCGCGATACCGAACAGAAGATTTTAGGGCTGGCGTGCAGCCCAAGGCCGCTGATGGCGATCCCACATCTGCTGTCGGATGAAGCATCCTGCGCTTACCAAGGTTATCTGTTAGCGCACATGGCGGTGTATCAAACTCGCGCTTACTTCACCGAGAAGTTTGGTTACTTGACTGACAACCCAGAGATCGGTCCCTTGCTGGCAAAACATTACTGGCATGCAGGCAACAGTGTTTCTCACTCGGAATCGATCAAAAGCCTCACTGGCGAAGGGTTTAACGCCAAGTACCTCGCCGATGTATGCAACCTTTCCAGTGAACAAGCGTGGCAACGGGAGCTGAAGAAAATTGCGGCGCTGGGTGAGCGCACGCGTCCGCAGCCAGCGTCTCTCAATGCCCGCATCACTGTGGTCGATGGCGCGAAGGTTCTGGCGAGCAACGAGTTAAGTGATGCCGATATGTGCGATCAATTTGAGCGCTACATCGAAACCACTTACGGCCGTTAA
- a CDS encoding aminotransferase-like domain-containing protein: MGTVSQSSMNENKYLQVEQHLKQRIATGQYQAEDRLPSIRELQQTLGVSKNTVIRAYQELEAQGLVYAQHRSGFRVKERQNERTQTCCAPADVDLLSVCREILSYPEQRERLPTGSAHPNIEAPAIKSLYAEIGRHSRMQNHFPSHYQLPPGDKLLIKQLAKLTADLGVPASVDDLIVTHGAQQAISLALRATTQPGDIVAVESPCYFGTLLLLESLGLKVLEIPSCPRSGMGIDALTLALSQWPIKVILVTPNFANPTGATMTLEKRQQLLTISADIPIIEDDVFGALSFEAPLPTLKSLDSQDRVIYVNSLSKTLDSRLRIGWVLSGRYRQAIEKHLLCDNMGSLNLMQTAVASFLTSGRYRSHTARMRRIYQHNSKLFCQMLIKALNQYPSMLGRFTLHPAQGSFLLWLILPQGFDSYQLYQQCKQQGISLLPGTVFGTQQQYRHCVRFCVATFNQDKNWQAAIDLLAKLIAKQIPKDPL; the protein is encoded by the coding sequence ATGGGTACAGTTTCTCAAAGCAGTATGAATGAAAATAAATACTTGCAGGTCGAGCAGCATCTTAAGCAGCGAATCGCCACCGGGCAGTATCAAGCAGAAGACCGGCTTCCGTCGATACGCGAGCTGCAACAAACGCTTGGTGTGAGTAAGAATACCGTGATCCGCGCCTATCAGGAGCTGGAAGCACAAGGGCTGGTCTATGCGCAACATCGCTCCGGATTTCGCGTTAAAGAGCGACAAAATGAGCGCACACAAACATGCTGCGCTCCTGCCGACGTGGATCTGCTTTCGGTGTGCCGCGAGATCCTCAGCTATCCCGAACAGCGGGAGCGGCTACCGACAGGCTCCGCGCACCCTAATATCGAAGCGCCCGCGATCAAAAGCCTCTACGCCGAAATCGGCCGCCATAGCCGGATGCAAAACCACTTCCCCAGCCACTACCAATTACCGCCAGGCGATAAACTGCTGATTAAACAACTGGCAAAATTGACGGCGGATCTGGGCGTGCCCGCCTCCGTCGATGATTTAATTGTCACCCATGGCGCACAGCAAGCCATCAGTCTCGCACTGCGTGCCACCACCCAGCCCGGCGATATCGTCGCCGTGGAATCGCCTTGTTATTTTGGCACCTTGCTGCTGCTGGAATCACTAGGTCTCAAAGTGCTTGAAATCCCCAGTTGCCCGAGAAGCGGGATGGGGATCGATGCGCTCACTCTGGCACTGAGCCAATGGCCGATCAAGGTGATTTTAGTCACGCCCAATTTCGCTAATCCGACTGGCGCAACCATGACGCTGGAGAAAAGGCAGCAATTGCTGACGATTTCAGCCGACATACCCATTATTGAAGACGATGTGTTCGGTGCGCTGAGCTTCGAAGCGCCGCTGCCAACGCTCAAGTCACTGGATAGCCAAGATCGGGTGATTTACGTCAACTCGCTGTCGAAAACTTTGGACTCACGTTTACGCATTGGCTGGGTATTGTCTGGGCGCTATCGCCAAGCGATTGAAAAACATCTGCTGTGCGATAACATGGGCAGCCTGAATCTGATGCAAACCGCCGTGGCGAGCTTTCTTACCTCTGGCCGTTATCGCTCGCACACCGCACGCATGCGGCGGATCTATCAGCACAACAGCAAACTGTTCTGCCAGATGCTTATCAAGGCGTTAAACCAGTATCCCAGCATGCTGGGCAGGTTTACTCTTCATCCAGCGCAAGGTTCCTTTTTGCTGTGGTTGATCCTACCGCAAGGGTTTGACAGCTATCAGCTTTATCAACAATGCAAACAGCAGGGCATCAGCTTACTGCCCGGCACGGTGTTCGGCACCCAGCAGCAATATCGGCACTGTGTTCGTTTTTGTGTCGCGACCTTTAATCAAGATAAAAATTGGCAAGCGGCGATCGATTTACTCGCCAAGCTGATTGCTAAACAGATCCCCAAAGACCCGCTGTAA
- a CDS encoding DMT family transporter, protein MLLRLIPFMFVVLWASGFVGARLGLQYAEPATLLSIRMAANVVLFLLLVVLLRRRMPTGAGLWHSCVVGILIHGFYLGGTYLAISLGMPAGLSSLLVGIQPILTAVILLLTLQERFRSSQWLGLVLGFIAISLVLSGKMDWQSEQYKWQAVTLCLMSLVGITLGTLYQKRFCHGVDMIGGATVQYMAAMLLFLPYALQFETMQVQWTGEFIFALIWLVVVLSCVAILLLLYMVKNGAASSVASVFYLVPPMTALQAWLMFGESFDINGVAGFVLAAVAVFLVVRKPKIAPLDKTVPVAASTVKS, encoded by the coding sequence ATGTTGCTGAGATTGATCCCATTTATGTTTGTGGTGTTGTGGGCCTCTGGCTTTGTTGGCGCGAGATTGGGCTTGCAGTACGCAGAGCCGGCAACGCTACTGTCGATTCGTATGGCGGCCAACGTCGTACTGTTTTTGCTGCTGGTTGTACTGCTTCGGCGCAGAATGCCTACCGGAGCGGGGCTTTGGCACTCTTGTGTGGTTGGCATCTTGATCCACGGTTTTTATCTTGGTGGCACCTATCTGGCGATTTCACTGGGGATGCCAGCCGGGTTGAGTTCGCTTTTGGTGGGCATTCAGCCGATTTTGACGGCGGTAATATTGCTGTTAACCCTGCAAGAGCGCTTTCGCAGCTCTCAATGGTTGGGGTTAGTACTCGGCTTTATTGCTATCAGTTTGGTGTTGTCGGGCAAAATGGACTGGCAATCGGAGCAATATAAATGGCAAGCGGTGACGCTGTGTTTGATGTCATTGGTGGGTATTACTCTTGGCACCTTATACCAAAAGCGCTTTTGCCATGGGGTGGATATGATTGGCGGTGCGACGGTGCAGTATATGGCGGCGATGCTGCTATTTTTGCCTTACGCGCTGCAGTTTGAAACGATGCAGGTACAGTGGACTGGCGAGTTTATTTTCGCTCTCATTTGGCTAGTGGTGGTGCTCTCTTGCGTGGCGATTTTGCTTTTACTTTATATGGTGAAAAATGGCGCGGCGTCGAGTGTGGCGTCGGTATTTTACCTTGTGCCACCGATGACGGCGTTGCAAGCGTGGCTGATGTTCGGTGAATCGTTTGATATCAATGGCGTAGCTGGTTTTGTTTTGGCCGCCGTAGCGGTGTTCTTGGTGGTGCGCAAGCCTAAAATAGCGCCGTTAGACAAAACCGTCCCCGTGGCTGCCTCTACCGTGAAATCGTGA
- a CDS encoding endonuclease, whose protein sequence is MLNRIMTLSALTLLSTSAAYAQVTNGDFESWTNNTPNGWTTIDSGIALSQSSSVFKSGKLAAAIAVNTGTQSETDFTQLVQVEQGKTYQFSVSLYHTEGKVKARLIVDGYQGYSNNGLVNQWQDLTFAYTATATKEIAVGLRFYDMTGFDGSETVYIDNFQPTETTTTPTEPTSCANTTATLTLITDQYASETSWLLKDKSGSSLFSGSGYDNSSSNTIEMCLADGEYTFEINDTYGDGICCSVGNGSYSLVANGSTLASGAEFGKSQATTFTLGNSTPTDPTDPTEPPVLGEYYKAAESKTGFALKTALYNIIANHNSQGYNAIWNLAKVADLDLYYEQDGSILDMYSEKPASADGAQFTKVTDQCGQYSKEGDCYNREHSFPKSWFGGTIEPMNSDGHHIFATDGYVNAKRSNWPFGEVGSASYVSGNGSKLGTASATLGYNGTVFEPIDEFKGDFARAYFYMATRYENAIANWEGNTSNSDAILDGTNSTVFEPWMLNMLKSWHSADPVSQKERDRNQAVFEFQGNRNPFIDHPEFVSAIWGN, encoded by the coding sequence ATGCTAAATAGAATAATGACTCTAAGTGCACTGACTCTGCTCTCTACTAGCGCAGCGTACGCACAAGTCACCAATGGTGACTTTGAAAGTTGGACCAACAACACACCAAACGGATGGACAACCATTGATTCCGGTATTGCGCTGAGCCAAAGCAGTTCAGTGTTTAAAAGCGGAAAACTCGCTGCGGCCATCGCGGTCAACACCGGAACCCAATCGGAGACCGATTTCACTCAGCTTGTGCAGGTGGAACAGGGTAAAACTTACCAGTTTTCCGTGTCGCTTTATCACACTGAAGGCAAAGTGAAAGCGCGTTTAATTGTCGATGGTTATCAGGGCTATTCCAATAACGGCCTCGTGAACCAATGGCAAGATCTCACCTTTGCTTACACCGCGACCGCCACCAAAGAGATTGCTGTCGGTCTGCGTTTTTATGACATGACTGGTTTTGACGGCTCTGAAACCGTTTATATCGACAATTTTCAGCCGACAGAGACTACCACCACTCCGACAGAACCAACCAGTTGCGCCAATACTACCGCGACTCTGACCTTAATCACCGACCAATACGCCAGCGAAACCAGTTGGTTGCTTAAAGACAAATCAGGCAGCAGCTTGTTCTCTGGTTCTGGCTATGACAATTCTTCCAGCAATACGATAGAAATGTGTCTCGCCGATGGCGAATATACGTTTGAAATCAACGATACCTACGGAGACGGCATCTGCTGCAGCGTGGGGAACGGCTCTTACAGCCTGGTCGCCAACGGCAGCACGCTTGCCTCTGGCGCTGAGTTTGGCAAAAGTCAAGCAACCACCTTTACGTTAGGCAACAGTACGCCAACGGATCCAACCGATCCTACTGAGCCACCGGTGCTTGGCGAATATTACAAAGCCGCCGAGAGCAAGACTGGCTTTGCGCTCAAAACCGCGCTGTACAACATCATCGCCAATCACAACAGCCAAGGCTACAACGCAATTTGGAACCTAGCGAAAGTCGCCGATTTGGATCTCTACTATGAGCAGGACGGTTCCATCCTTGATATGTACTCGGAAAAACCTGCGAGTGCTGACGGTGCTCAGTTTACTAAAGTGACGGACCAGTGCGGCCAGTACAGCAAAGAAGGCGATTGCTACAACCGTGAACATTCTTTCCCGAAAAGCTGGTTTGGCGGCACCATTGAACCGATGAACTCCGATGGCCACCACATTTTTGCTACCGATGGTTACGTGAATGCTAAGCGCAGCAACTGGCCATTTGGTGAAGTAGGTAGCGCCAGTTATGTATCCGGCAATGGGTCGAAACTGGGCACGGCTTCAGCGACGTTAGGCTACAACGGCACCGTATTTGAGCCAATTGACGAGTTCAAAGGGGATTTTGCCCGCGCTTACTTCTACATGGCAACTCGCTACGAAAATGCCATCGCCAATTGGGAAGGCAATACCAGTAACTCTGATGCGATTCTTGACGGCACTAACAGCACCGTGTTTGAACCTTGGATGCTGAATATGCTCAAAAGTTGGCATAGCGCGGATCCGGTGAGTCAAAAGGAACGAGATCGCAATCAAGCAGTGTTTGAGTTCCAAGGCAACCGCAATCCATTTATCGATCATCCGGAGTTTGTCAGCGCGATTTGGGGCAACTAA
- a CDS encoding alpha-amylase family glycosyl hydrolase: protein MKQVLTTLSLAVATALLAGCNSSSNVEKQPSTNAYPSTNAYQCDVAATDKADDLRIYQVMVESFVNGNEQIGHGTGYGTSHHMGDIQGIIDSLDYIQSLGMNGIWLTPIFNSVPKAGQDHWADRLDATGYFATNYFEIDPRFGTMDDARRLVEEAHARGLYVFFDGVFGHHKGNVVASPTGKLPAGGNNPVDYPESLAFYQEVAQFWVKELKIDGWRLDQAYQVPTEAWVEIRKAVDDASKSVTYTNSKGENVNPLGYMVAEIWAGENRITETGYGSAENPALCSAFDFPVRYRLVETFAVNEAGVGGKSGEWLAEGMDLHALYPSHAQPNLMIGNHDLVRFGDLLQRGNIAEPQDAEYWLRHKAVFAFQAAYTGPITLYYGDEIGDQVDNFAAKVEQDCAVKGLCDDHVARSSGKVEGVTATLNANEQDLKQYVQKLMTLRSNHPALAKGKRVNVLADNKVYADHKSTADESILYVANLGKGLQYLQLSDEKVGSTGSLTDLLTGEEIKLIDGQYLVSLNPLEARFLKINQPSAAGPKVAKAAMASGIGEGFMAQCDNPTLDESGPIRKKLYVVGDFSDSAWQHQDHRQFEYKGDGVYQVVTNEKPGSYRMQYAAKTWAPQFTAKGLSLKLGQDNPLIKGGYGKDTAVTIMAEGRYVWSLQFDQQGTPLKVMASKCAE, encoded by the coding sequence GTGAAACAGGTACTCACCACACTTTCATTGGCGGTTGCCACCGCCCTGCTGGCCGGGTGTAACTCATCCTCCAATGTCGAGAAACAGCCCAGCACCAACGCCTACCCCAGCACCAACGCCTACCAATGTGATGTCGCCGCGACGGATAAAGCGGACGACCTGCGTATCTACCAAGTCATGGTGGAGAGCTTTGTCAACGGCAACGAGCAAATTGGCCATGGCACTGGCTACGGCACCAGCCATCATATGGGCGATATTCAGGGCATCATTGACTCGCTTGATTACATCCAATCGTTAGGGATGAACGGCATTTGGCTCACGCCAATCTTTAACTCTGTACCGAAGGCGGGGCAAGATCACTGGGCAGATCGCCTTGACGCTACCGGTTATTTTGCCACCAACTATTTTGAAATAGACCCACGTTTTGGCACCATGGACGACGCACGCCGATTGGTCGAAGAAGCCCACGCACGCGGCTTATACGTCTTCTTTGATGGCGTGTTTGGTCACCACAAAGGCAACGTGGTCGCCTCACCGACAGGCAAGCTTCCGGCTGGAGGCAACAACCCAGTAGATTACCCTGAAAGTCTCGCGTTCTATCAGGAAGTGGCGCAATTTTGGGTTAAGGAACTCAAGATTGACGGTTGGCGCCTAGACCAAGCGTACCAAGTGCCGACAGAGGCTTGGGTAGAGATCCGCAAAGCCGTAGATGACGCCTCAAAAAGTGTCACTTATACCAATAGCAAAGGGGAAAACGTCAACCCACTGGGCTACATGGTGGCCGAGATTTGGGCGGGTGAAAACCGCATCACGGAAACCGGTTATGGCAGCGCAGAAAATCCTGCGCTCTGCTCCGCTTTTGACTTCCCGGTACGCTATCGCCTAGTCGAAACCTTCGCGGTCAATGAGGCGGGCGTAGGCGGTAAGTCGGGCGAATGGCTGGCAGAAGGTATGGACCTACATGCGCTGTATCCAAGCCATGCTCAGCCGAACCTGATGATCGGTAACCATGACTTAGTCCGCTTTGGCGATCTCTTGCAGCGCGGCAACATCGCCGAGCCACAAGATGCTGAATACTGGCTGCGCCACAAAGCGGTCTTCGCGTTCCAAGCGGCTTACACTGGGCCAATCACCCTCTACTACGGCGATGAGATTGGCGATCAGGTCGATAATTTCGCCGCGAAAGTGGAACAAGATTGCGCGGTTAAAGGTTTGTGTGACGATCACGTTGCTCGCTCCAGTGGCAAAGTGGAAGGCGTAACGGCGACGTTGAATGCCAACGAGCAAGACCTCAAACAGTACGTGCAAAAATTAATGACGCTGCGTAGCAACCATCCGGCCCTTGCCAAAGGCAAGCGAGTCAATGTTCTGGCTGACAACAAAGTCTACGCGGATCATAAAAGCACGGCTGACGAATCGATTCTCTACGTGGCGAATCTCGGCAAAGGGCTGCAATATTTGCAACTGAGCGATGAAAAAGTGGGATCAACGGGCAGCTTGACCGATCTCTTGACAGGTGAAGAGATCAAGCTGATCGACGGGCAATATCTGGTCTCGCTAAACCCACTTGAAGCACGCTTCCTCAAGATCAATCAACCTTCGGCAGCTGGCCCTAAAGTTGCCAAAGCGGCGATGGCCAGTGGCATCGGTGAAGGCTTCATGGCGCAGTGCGACAACCCAACGCTCGATGAGAGTGGACCTATCCGCAAAAAACTCTACGTGGTTGGTGATTTCAGCGATTCGGCTTGGCAGCACCAAGATCATCGCCAGTTTGAGTACAAAGGCGACGGCGTTTACCAAGTGGTGACCAACGAAAAACCGGGCAGCTACCGTATGCAGTATGCCGCTAAAACCTGGGCTCCTCAGTTCACCGCCAAAGGGCTGAGTCTGAAATTAGGCCAAGATAACCCATTGATTAAAGGCGGCTATGGTAAAGATACCGCGGTGACCATTATGGCGGAAGGCCGCTACGTCTGGAGTTTGCAATTTGACCAACAAGGTACGCCACTCAAAGTAATGGCGTCCAAATGTGCTGAGTAA